One genomic region from Balaenoptera acutorostrata chromosome 1, mBalAcu1.1, whole genome shotgun sequence encodes:
- the FGR gene encoding tyrosine-protein kinase Fgr isoform X2 — MGCVFCKKLEPGPKEDVGLEEDFRGYGAADRYGPAPTQGWPASSFAHIPNYNNFSPQPASPAFLNGGTSRGISGTGVTLFIALYDYEARTEDDLTFAKGEKFHILNNIEGDWWEARSLSSGQTGYIPSNYVAPVDSIQAEEWYFGKIGRKDAERQLLSLGNPRGAFLIRESETTKGAFSLSIRDWDQARGDHVKHYKIRKLDTGGYYITTRAQFDSVQELVQHYLEVNDGLCHLLTAACTIVKPQTLGLAKDAWEISRSSIALERRLGTGCFGDVWLGMWNGSTKVAVKTLKPGTMSPKAFLAEAQIMKLLRHDKLVQLYAVVSEEPIYIVTEFLCHGSLLEFLKDREGQGLRLPQLVDMAAQVAEGMAYMERMNYIHRDLRAANILVGERLLCKIADFGLARLIKDDEYNPQQGTKFPIKWTAPEAALFGRFTIKSDVWSFGILLTELITKGRVPYPGMNKREVLEQVEHGYHMPCPPGCPESLYEVMEQTWRLDPEERPTFDYLQSFLEDYFTSTEPQYQPGDET; from the exons ATGGGCTGTGTGTTCTGCAAGAAGTTGGAGCCGGGGCCCAAGGAGGATGTTGGCCTGGAAGAGGACTTCAGGGGCTACGGGGCTGCAGACCGCTATGGCCCTGCCCCTACTCAGGGCTGGCCTGCATCCTCCTTCGCCCATATCCCCAACTACAACAACTTCTCCCCTCAGCCCGCCAGCCCCGCCTTCCTCAACGGGGGCACCAGCAGGGGCATCTCAG GGACTGGGGTGACCCTGTTCATCGCCCTTTATGACTATGAGGCCCGAACAGAGGATGACCTCACCTTCGCCAAGGGCGAGAAGTTCCACATCCTGAACAACAT CGAGGGTGACTGGTGGGAGGCTCGATCCCTCAGCTCTGGACAGACTGGCTACATTCCCAGCAACTACGTGGCCCCTGTGGACTCCATCCAGGCTGAAGA GTGGTACTTTGGAAAGATCGGGAGGAAGGACGCGGAGAGGCAGCTGCTCTCCCTGGGGAACCCCCGGGGGGCCTTTCTCATTCGAGAGAGTGAGACCACCAAAG GCGCCTTCTCCCTATCCATCCGGGATTGGGACCAGGCCAGAGGCGATCACGTGAAGCATTACAAGATCCGCAAGCTGGACACAGGCGGCTACTACATCACCACGAGGGCTCAGTTCGACTCGGTACAGGAGCTGGTGCAGCACTACCTTG AGGTGAACGATGGGCTGTGCCACCTGCTCACGGCGGCCTGCACCATCGTGAAGCCGCAGACGCTGGGCCTGGCCAAGGACGCCTGGGAGATCAGCCGCAGCTCCATCGCGCTCGAGCGGCGGCTGGGTACCGGCTGCTTCGGGGATGTGTGGCTGG GCATGTGGAACGGCAGCACGAAGGTGGCGGTGAAGACGCTGAAGCCGGGCACCATGTCCCCGAAGGCCTTCCTGGCGGAGGCGCAGATCATGAAGCTGCTGCGCCATGACAAGCTGGTGCAGCTGTACGCAGTGGTGTCGGAGGAGCCCATCTACATCGTGACAGAATTCCTGTGCCATG GTAGCTTGCTGGAGTTCCTCAAGGACCGGGAGGGCCAGGGTTTGAGGCTGCCCCAATTGGTGGACATGGCAGCCCAG GTAGCTGAGGGCATGGCCTACATGGAGCGCATGAACTACATCCACCGAGACCTGAGGGCAGCCAACATCCTTGTCGGGGAGCGGCTGCTGTGCAAGATTGCTGACTTTGGGCTGGCCCGTCTCATCAAGGATGATGAGTACAACCCCCAGCAAG GGACCAAGTTCCCCATCAAGTGGACAGCTCCAGAGGCTGCCCTCTTTGGCAGATTCACCATCAAGTCAGATGTGTGGTCCTTTGGGATCCTGCTCACTGAACTCATCACCAAGGGCCGAGTCCCCTACCCAG GCATGAATAAACGGGAAGTGCTGGAACAGGTGGAGCATGGCTACCACATGCCGTGCCCCCCAGGCTGCCCAGAATCCCTGTACGAGGTCATGGAACAGACCTGGCGTCTGGACCCGGAGGAGAGGCCTACCTTCGACTACCTGCAGTCCTTCCTGGAGGACTACTTCACCTCCACAGAACCCCAGTACCAGCCTGGAGATGAGACATAG
- the FGR gene encoding tyrosine-protein kinase Fgr isoform X3, with the protein MDLKKDGRARGMGCVFCKKLEPGPKEDVGLEEDFRGYGAADRYGPAPTQGWPASSFAHIPNYNNFSPQPASPAFLNGGTSRGISARVTGGRLDPSALDRLATFPATTWPLWTPSRLKSAFSLSIRDWDQARGDHVKHYKIRKLDTGGYYITTRAQFDSVQELVQHYLEVNDGLCHLLTAACTIVKPQTLGLAKDAWEISRSSIALERRLGTGCFGDVWLGMWNGSTKVAVKTLKPGTMSPKAFLAEAQIMKLLRHDKLVQLYAVVSEEPIYIVTEFLCHGSLLEFLKDREGQGLRLPQLVDMAAQVAEGMAYMERMNYIHRDLRAANILVGERLLCKIADFGLARLIKDDEYNPQQGTKFPIKWTAPEAALFGRFTIKSDVWSFGILLTELITKGRVPYPGMNKREVLEQVEHGYHMPCPPGCPESLYEVMEQTWRLDPEERPTFDYLQSFLEDYFTSTEPQYQPGDET; encoded by the exons ATGGACCTCAAGAAAGATGG CAGGGCACGTGGAATGGGCTGTGTGTTCTGCAAGAAGTTGGAGCCGGGGCCCAAGGAGGATGTTGGCCTGGAAGAGGACTTCAGGGGCTACGGGGCTGCAGACCGCTATGGCCCTGCCCCTACTCAGGGCTGGCCTGCATCCTCCTTCGCCCATATCCCCAACTACAACAACTTCTCCCCTCAGCCCGCCAGCCCCGCCTTCCTCAACGGGGGCACCAGCAGGGGCATCTCAG CGAGGGTGACTGGTGGGAGGCTCGATCCCTCAGCTCTGGACAGACTGGCTACATTCCCAGCAACTACGTGGCCCCTGTGGACTCCATCCAGGCTGAAGA GCGCCTTCTCCCTATCCATCCGGGATTGGGACCAGGCCAGAGGCGATCACGTGAAGCATTACAAGATCCGCAAGCTGGACACAGGCGGCTACTACATCACCACGAGGGCTCAGTTCGACTCGGTACAGGAGCTGGTGCAGCACTACCTTG AGGTGAACGATGGGCTGTGCCACCTGCTCACGGCGGCCTGCACCATCGTGAAGCCGCAGACGCTGGGCCTGGCCAAGGACGCCTGGGAGATCAGCCGCAGCTCCATCGCGCTCGAGCGGCGGCTGGGTACCGGCTGCTTCGGGGATGTGTGGCTGG GCATGTGGAACGGCAGCACGAAGGTGGCGGTGAAGACGCTGAAGCCGGGCACCATGTCCCCGAAGGCCTTCCTGGCGGAGGCGCAGATCATGAAGCTGCTGCGCCATGACAAGCTGGTGCAGCTGTACGCAGTGGTGTCGGAGGAGCCCATCTACATCGTGACAGAATTCCTGTGCCATG GTAGCTTGCTGGAGTTCCTCAAGGACCGGGAGGGCCAGGGTTTGAGGCTGCCCCAATTGGTGGACATGGCAGCCCAG GTAGCTGAGGGCATGGCCTACATGGAGCGCATGAACTACATCCACCGAGACCTGAGGGCAGCCAACATCCTTGTCGGGGAGCGGCTGCTGTGCAAGATTGCTGACTTTGGGCTGGCCCGTCTCATCAAGGATGATGAGTACAACCCCCAGCAAG GGACCAAGTTCCCCATCAAGTGGACAGCTCCAGAGGCTGCCCTCTTTGGCAGATTCACCATCAAGTCAGATGTGTGGTCCTTTGGGATCCTGCTCACTGAACTCATCACCAAGGGCCGAGTCCCCTACCCAG GCATGAATAAACGGGAAGTGCTGGAACAGGTGGAGCATGGCTACCACATGCCGTGCCCCCCAGGCTGCCCAGAATCCCTGTACGAGGTCATGGAACAGACCTGGCGTCTGGACCCGGAGGAGAGGCCTACCTTCGACTACCTGCAGTCCTTCCTGGAGGACTACTTCACCTCCACAGAACCCCAGTACCAGCCTGGAGATGAGACATAG
- the FGR gene encoding tyrosine-protein kinase Fgr isoform X1, with protein sequence MDLKKDGRARGMGCVFCKKLEPGPKEDVGLEEDFRGYGAADRYGPAPTQGWPASSFAHIPNYNNFSPQPASPAFLNGGTSRGISGTGVTLFIALYDYEARTEDDLTFAKGEKFHILNNIEGDWWEARSLSSGQTGYIPSNYVAPVDSIQAEEWYFGKIGRKDAERQLLSLGNPRGAFLIRESETTKGAFSLSIRDWDQARGDHVKHYKIRKLDTGGYYITTRAQFDSVQELVQHYLEVNDGLCHLLTAACTIVKPQTLGLAKDAWEISRSSIALERRLGTGCFGDVWLGMWNGSTKVAVKTLKPGTMSPKAFLAEAQIMKLLRHDKLVQLYAVVSEEPIYIVTEFLCHGSLLEFLKDREGQGLRLPQLVDMAAQVAEGMAYMERMNYIHRDLRAANILVGERLLCKIADFGLARLIKDDEYNPQQGTKFPIKWTAPEAALFGRFTIKSDVWSFGILLTELITKGRVPYPGMNKREVLEQVEHGYHMPCPPGCPESLYEVMEQTWRLDPEERPTFDYLQSFLEDYFTSTEPQYQPGDET encoded by the exons ATGGACCTCAAGAAAGATGG CAGGGCACGTGGAATGGGCTGTGTGTTCTGCAAGAAGTTGGAGCCGGGGCCCAAGGAGGATGTTGGCCTGGAAGAGGACTTCAGGGGCTACGGGGCTGCAGACCGCTATGGCCCTGCCCCTACTCAGGGCTGGCCTGCATCCTCCTTCGCCCATATCCCCAACTACAACAACTTCTCCCCTCAGCCCGCCAGCCCCGCCTTCCTCAACGGGGGCACCAGCAGGGGCATCTCAG GGACTGGGGTGACCCTGTTCATCGCCCTTTATGACTATGAGGCCCGAACAGAGGATGACCTCACCTTCGCCAAGGGCGAGAAGTTCCACATCCTGAACAACAT CGAGGGTGACTGGTGGGAGGCTCGATCCCTCAGCTCTGGACAGACTGGCTACATTCCCAGCAACTACGTGGCCCCTGTGGACTCCATCCAGGCTGAAGA GTGGTACTTTGGAAAGATCGGGAGGAAGGACGCGGAGAGGCAGCTGCTCTCCCTGGGGAACCCCCGGGGGGCCTTTCTCATTCGAGAGAGTGAGACCACCAAAG GCGCCTTCTCCCTATCCATCCGGGATTGGGACCAGGCCAGAGGCGATCACGTGAAGCATTACAAGATCCGCAAGCTGGACACAGGCGGCTACTACATCACCACGAGGGCTCAGTTCGACTCGGTACAGGAGCTGGTGCAGCACTACCTTG AGGTGAACGATGGGCTGTGCCACCTGCTCACGGCGGCCTGCACCATCGTGAAGCCGCAGACGCTGGGCCTGGCCAAGGACGCCTGGGAGATCAGCCGCAGCTCCATCGCGCTCGAGCGGCGGCTGGGTACCGGCTGCTTCGGGGATGTGTGGCTGG GCATGTGGAACGGCAGCACGAAGGTGGCGGTGAAGACGCTGAAGCCGGGCACCATGTCCCCGAAGGCCTTCCTGGCGGAGGCGCAGATCATGAAGCTGCTGCGCCATGACAAGCTGGTGCAGCTGTACGCAGTGGTGTCGGAGGAGCCCATCTACATCGTGACAGAATTCCTGTGCCATG GTAGCTTGCTGGAGTTCCTCAAGGACCGGGAGGGCCAGGGTTTGAGGCTGCCCCAATTGGTGGACATGGCAGCCCAG GTAGCTGAGGGCATGGCCTACATGGAGCGCATGAACTACATCCACCGAGACCTGAGGGCAGCCAACATCCTTGTCGGGGAGCGGCTGCTGTGCAAGATTGCTGACTTTGGGCTGGCCCGTCTCATCAAGGATGATGAGTACAACCCCCAGCAAG GGACCAAGTTCCCCATCAAGTGGACAGCTCCAGAGGCTGCCCTCTTTGGCAGATTCACCATCAAGTCAGATGTGTGGTCCTTTGGGATCCTGCTCACTGAACTCATCACCAAGGGCCGAGTCCCCTACCCAG GCATGAATAAACGGGAAGTGCTGGAACAGGTGGAGCATGGCTACCACATGCCGTGCCCCCCAGGCTGCCCAGAATCCCTGTACGAGGTCATGGAACAGACCTGGCGTCTGGACCCGGAGGAGAGGCCTACCTTCGACTACCTGCAGTCCTTCCTGGAGGACTACTTCACCTCCACAGAACCCCAGTACCAGCCTGGAGATGAGACATAG